In one Grus americana isolate bGruAme1 chromosome 1, bGruAme1.mat, whole genome shotgun sequence genomic region, the following are encoded:
- the ZC3HC1 gene encoding zinc finger C3HC-type protein 1 yields the protein MAAPSPGAAGGAWGRPPAVTPQQIRDLIDGGIAPEGASPDGKDKSDWSESANGSSQMDALSLESASKEAYFSRVETFTPLKWAGKPHELSPLVCAKYGWTNVECDMLKCSSCQAFLCVSLQLAFDFNKYKEHCVELKKALCTAHEKFCFWPDSPCPDRFAMLLVDEPRALLQDFLDRFQSLCQLELQLPSLRPEDVKNMSLTEEKISLLLQLIAEELEHKTDGEKPPMKFATEILQVHVPACILALCGWTCSTASGSVHLSVITCSRCMRKVGLWGFHQLESAGPELDSCGPSSTPPAPAERLPLVSTSPRRMLTRSQDSLPPGSEQHEKSLSPALSHPRGWDSPIPMDRAELEVASPTLRSRPVTRSMGQGDNVEVPSSPLRRAKRTRLCSSSSSDTSLRSFFDPSSQHRDWCPWVNAVEGGEASEDTATQTEKEPAKAEPGWRVVLNTLLATRKCDRVPETEPVSLSVKSCKVFRIFRQWECMNSS from the exons ATGGCGGcgcccagccccggggcagcggggggggcctgggggagGCCGCCCGCCGTCACCCCCCAGCAGATCCGCGACCTCATCGATGGTGGCATCGCCCCCGAGGGCGCCAGTCCCGACGG GAAGGACAAATCTGACTGGTCAGAATCAGCTAATGGATCTTCGCAAATGGATGCTCTCTCCTTGGAGTCTGCCAGCAAGGAAGCTTATTTCAGCAGAGTAGAAACATTCACC CCGCTGAAGTGGGCGGGCAAACCCCACGAGCTGTCTCCTCTGGTTTGCGCCAAGTACGGCTGGACCAATGTGGAGTGCGACATGCTGAAGTGTTCCAGCTGCCAGGCCTTCCTCTGCGTCAGCCTGCAGCTCGCGTTTGACTTCAACAAGT ATAAGGAGCACTGCGTGGAGCTGAAGAAGGCGTTGTGCACCGCTCATGAGAAATTCTGCTTCTGGCCTGACAGCCCCTGCCCAG ATCGGTTTGCCATGTTGCTGGTGGACGAGCCCAGAGCCCTTCTCCAGGATTTCCTGGACCGCTTTCAAAGCCTGTgtcagctggagctgcagctgccctCCCTCAGACCAGAAGACGTGAAAAACATG TCCCTGACAGAGGAGAAGATCagcctccttctccagctgatCGCGGAGGAATTGGAGCACAAAACGGATGGAGAGAAACCGCCGATGAAGTTTGCCACGGAAATACTGCAAGTGCACGTTCCTGCCTGCATCCTTGCTCTGTGCGGCTGGACCTGCAG CACTGCGTCTGGCTCCGTGCACCTCTCGGTGATCACCTGCTCCCGCTGCATGAGGAAGGTGGGACTGTGGGGCTTTCACCAGCTGGAGTCTGCGGGGCCGGAGCTGGACTCCTGTGGCCCGAGCAGCACACCTCCAGCACCCGCTGAGCGCTTACCACTCGTGTCCACATCTCCACGCAGGATGCTCACGCGGAGCCAAGACAGTCTCCCTCCAGGCTCTGAGCAG CATGAGAAgagcctgtccccagcccttTCTCACCCGCGGGGTTGGGActctcccatccccatggaCCGGGCTGAGTTGGAGGTGGCCAGCCCCACTCTGAGGAGCCGTCCCGTCACCCGTAgcatggggcagggggacaaCGTGGAGGTGCCATCCAGTCCTCTCCGCAGAGCCAAGCGGACACGGCTCTGCTCTTCCAGCAGCTCG GATACTTCTTTGAGGAGCTTCTTTGACCCCAGCTCTCAGCATCGTGACTGGTGTCCCTGGGTCAACGCagtggagggaggggaagcctcGGAGGATACCGCGACCCAGACAGAAAAGGAGCCTGCgaaggcagagccaggctggcgAGTGGTACTGAACACGCTCCTCGCCACCAGAAAGTGCGACAGAGTGCCTGA